atttttattaaaaaaaaactttcattttctattgAGGTATAAAATAaagactcagtcatgtctgactctttgcgaccccatggactatatagtccatggaattcttcaggccagaacattggagtgggtagtagcctttccctccttctccaggggatcttcccaacccaaggattgaaccccggtctcctgcactgtaggtagattctttaccagctgagccacaagagaagcgaaagaatactggaatgggtagcctatcccttctccaggggatctttctgacccaggaatcgaatccaggtctcttgcattgcaggaggtttctttaccaacagagctactagctgattaacaaacaatgttgtgatagtttcaggtgaatttCTAGATATCTCCAAAACTTATCCTAGAATCCAGGAGCTTGAAACcccaagaggagaaaaaaaaaaaaaaagacctatttctctttgcatttatttattattttaattttttgtttctctttttatttaggctgcatactccttttcctgggaTAGGGGACACTAAGACACACTTGGGGAAGAAATTCTAAACATAATAAGCAAAGgaatttttccttcttctttggcAAAGAATATGGTTACATTCACCTAACTCAACAAGGCTGTGATGTAACTTTATTGTGTGGTGGTTATACATTTCAGTAAATATATTCCTGAAGAGTAcacagaaaatagagaaaacagagattccattaaaaagagaaagaaaagaagaaaggatggtggtggtggtggtggtgtagttgctaagttgtgtctgattcttgagaccctatggactgcagcccaccagactcctccgtccatgggactttccaggcaagaatactggaatgggttcccatttccttctccaagggatcatcccgaTCCAAGGactccaggtctcctacattgcaggtggattctttaccgattgagacaccagggaagcccaaagaacagATCTTAACAATTCATGATGATGCCAGCTTGACAAGATAGTTTAAAAAGGAATGTTACATTAAAAATGACGTTGACATAAAGGActtgtttctcttacctttttgGACCTCCAACAACGGCAGTACACGGCTTTATCTCCCAAATCCTCCATGTCAAAAGCATGTACTACCTTGGGGTTGTCTTTCTGGATGTGAGGGTTTACCATAGATTTGTTGCGATGATCTTTAACATAAAATCTTTTGTAAGCTAGATAACCAATTGCAGCTGTTCCAGCAGCAATGGTAACAGCTGCGATCCATTCAACTAGAGTAGGGAAGGAAAACAAGAATAATTATCAAAACCAAAACGCATACTTATAATCTAACAAGAACGTTCAGGAAATGCAAGTTTTGAGTATTAAGTATCCCAACAGTCAAAGGTTTTTAACGTTAACAAAATGATCAGAACACACTGGTGTAGTAGTCCCTTGTTAAAACTTTCCCCAGCCCTTACTGAGGCAATTGTATATTTTCTATTGAGTGATGTTAGTTACATTAGTGAGCCTGCACATATCTATTgcttaaaaaaaaggcaaaaaaacctCATACATAATGAAATCCAGATTACAAATAAGGCCATAAAAATTCAGATTACAAACAAGAACCTCTTATCCCTCTTACTATCAGGAGGTGATTATGttaacaaagtgattcatttaaatAGTAGGTCCTATAgtcatttaaaaaggaataaCCTCAAAGAGAAATGCTatccaaagaaaaagcaagaaaggacAAAATTAAACCAAGCCTTAATATTAAACATTCAAAGTCAcgcaaatttttttttgttttttaatttcaaagtgtTTCATTAAAATAAGAACCAGAATATACTAATTTCATAGAAAACATAATATAATTACAGTTAGATTCTCCTTTAATAAATTCTAAATTTACATGATCCACTAGTGAATGATGTGAATTCTccacaaattcattttaaatttaacgACTGTTTGTATGGCTGGGTCCTttcactattcacctgaaactatcacaacattttaaaccccaatacaaaatggttcagtgttataaaaaaaaaaaaaattaactaaaaaaaaaagacattttcctgCCCAATTATTTGTTTGACTAATAGGCcatctgtttattctttttttaaagtagcttTTCAAGGATCCTTTGGAAGTCCAAGCACTTAACAACTACCCCAGTTCCAGAGAATTGTGGAGAGAAGAGGGTGCTGCATAGTCTGGTTAGCCTCAGCCTCAGAGGAGAGTTGTCTAGTCCCAGCATGGAGTGGACTGCAGGAAGAAGTTGAACAGGGGTCAGGATAAACACACTGGACTGCGTCCCAGCATTTCCTGAGTCAGATCTTCTCAGTGTTTGAAATAAGTTCCCAGACTATCAAATAAAGCCCTAGAGAGATAAGTACAAAAAacacattccaaagccaaataaaaacataaaatgaataattaactGTATGGCTTACTTGCACTACTGAGTCAAATTTCTTATTGTACTAATGTGAGTAATCATTGAATCTAATTGTACCTTACATAAAACTGGAGCTCATTCTTACAAAACTCTAATGGAAGGAAATAACCATTCTCACACTTAGTTCCTTTTATCTTAGTCTTCCCTTCTAGCTTGTTtaataatttagtttttattaagTGCTTCTAATTAGCATGTTCCTTGGCTCCTGTTTTCAACCACAGTATTTTTCTCTGCGAAAaaatttagtttgtttttctggcaatGTAACCCTTCTATTCCTCTCTGCTATAATCCCCTAGAACAAACATTAACTTTATACCCTTCCCATGTGCTGCATGACTGCAAAAAGTTAATAAGTCATATGATAGCTTCAAACCTTTGGCCTcattgaaagatattttcagCTACACGCCTTGTATAGATTTGTCTTGAATGCTATGTTTCATtaatcaaacattttttaaaaatttatttctttattacaaatgttatttttttcctcagtgataaaggatatagattttttgtttttggtgccACTGTGCatcttatgggatcttagtttcctgactagggattgaacccaggcccatggcaataaaggcatggagtcctaacctctggattGCTGGGGAATTCCCTGCCTTGAATTTTACCTGCTTCATAGTATCATTCTGTGGCAACTCCAAGCAGGGCTGACACTAGCTCTGATTTCTAGTTTGATTCAAGATCTTCGTTTCTGATGCATTTTTTCAATCATGGAATTCCCTAGACAAAATGTCAGGAGGTATGGGAATCCACTTCTTAGCTAAGGGAAAGCCACTCTGAATAGCTAATTACCCATCACAAACTGGGCTAACATAGAGCTTCAAAGGTATATATTCAATTATGTCTTCTGAATGCTGAATCCTTAAGGCAGACTTCAAAGCGGCAAACAGccaaaagactgaaataaaataattccctAAATGCTGTTGATCTTAGTTACTACTTACTTTGGAGGTGAAATTTGAAGTATTGCTAACATATATGTTTTAATGGTGCttacatattatataaatgtCTGAGATTGAAAACATCTACAGCTGGCTAGGATTAATTTGTCTCAAAACATGTACTCTGTTACCCTAACCCAAGGAGGGTCACTTATGACAGTACATAAATTTCACGGCACCATATGTGTGCTAGGGAAATGGCTTTGCATTTGCTCCAATGAGTTTGATAGAATCAGAGTCAGATAAGGTCTTAAGAAAACAacttccatccctccctccttcccaaaTTCTAATTCTCTAACCTCATTAGAGACAAATATAAAAGTTCCCAGAATAAGAAAAATGTTGCTGTTTTATCATTTCATTACTGCAGCCTGAATCAGTCTTTCTGGCAAAAAGCTATGGATGCCACTGGCAACTctagggaaaagagagaaaaggaaactatatGGAGATAGACGAGAATAATGATGGATTCCAAAGTCAACAATTACAATGGACAAAGGATTGAAAACCCAAGACAGTAAACAGATAAAAGCAATAAGCAAAATCCTAACATTTAGTTCTTGACAGTGTATACATCTATGAAGAACAGACACAACCTCAGGGTAAACAAGGGATTTTATCAAGACCTAATTTCTAAAGAGATTTCAGTTGGCATGTTTCAGACATTCTTTCAAAATTGGGGTCCAGAAATATCCTGAGCTTTATTTCTGCCTCTTCTAGTTATCCTTACTTCCCTTTTTTGTATGCCTCTCTCAGTGCACAGTAGTCCTATAGTTAGATCAAATGCTTCCTTTGCTTAACCATGCTTTCTATCTATACAATTATCACATATGCCaatatagaaaatacaaaaaaatacatttctaaataatcctTCCCTTTCTTACTTTTCCCTTGGCTTACAttctttgtatatattctttggttttcttagtattaattacagatacagaaaacatcaACTTGTTCCCAAATCCCACACCCTCATTTATAACTCATTTCTTAACTTTTCTTTACTGTGGGAATCATTTGCTTTAACCCAAGACAGAAATCTCaccctgttcttttcctttagccTCTTTTCGGCCCCAAACTGTCCTCTCCTATCCAGTGTCAACTGCCATGGAATCAGAATGTACCCTCCACCtcaggagagggggaggggagctgtgCTTAAATCTCTGCCTTTCTTGGGTCTACCTCAGATCTGTAGGCTATGCCTGgtaatgtttttctttccagGAGAAGTGTACAGGCAGTGTCCAATGTTAGTGCAATAAAAAGATGTAACAGATTCCTAATTTGAATTTGCTACTGCGTCTGTCTATACTACTATCACATTGCTCTCACAAAAATGACTTCTCTTTGGCCTTATCTTGTCCTTTAGCATCAAAGAGTGGAATTCAAATACTtcctgagattaaaaataaaacttcattatGGAACGCTTCAGATCAACACAGAAAATAGTGTAATGAACTCCCACTTACCCTCACTCAGCTCCAACAATTATCAATTCTCTATCAATTTCGTTTCATCACTAGCTCCCAAGTCCCTTCATTATTTATTGCTTATAACCTATAGGAGCTATCTCCTTTATTTGCAGTATGATCTGCACATTCCTTCGCAGATAAAAAACAAATCCTTTAAATGACTCGATAAATTTATTGAACCCAAACAGTATTTTTATATGTTGAGATTAAATGGAATGGAAAATTATAGTTAGTTTCAATAAAAGAGACAACGATATAACAGAGGATTAGTTTTGGTTACATGCATTGTAGTGGTGGtggcttccttgatggttcagCGGGTAAAAAATCCCCTTGCAACATAGGAGAGCAagattggaaagattccctggagaaggaaatggcaaccactccagtattcttgcctagaaaaccccatggacagaggagtctggagggctacagtccatggggtcccaaaaagtcagatacCACTtggtaactaaaccaccacctccaTTGTAGTGCTCAGGGTTTGGGTTACATAACAAAGCCAAGGCAGACAGCCTAACACCTATTTTATACCTTGAGAGTAAAGTAGAAGGAAAGGGATTAAATTAAAGATGAGAGCAGATTCAGTGAGTTTTAGAGATACAGAGGAGCAAGAAGTTTAGTAAACTTCCTAGAAGTCATCTATTGGGTATGAGGAAGAGTCATTCGAGAATGGGGACTCTGTAGCAGTGAAAGCTGCTTAATGTTTCTTATAGTTTCTAAAActgcaataaatatttggtgtCCTATAAAaaggggcttttcaggtggcactagtgataaagaatctgcctgctaatacaggagatgcaagagtcttgggttcaatccctgggtctggaagatctcctggagtaggaaatggcaacccacccccatattcttgcctggaaaatttcatggacagagaagtctattgccgggggccagcatgaggaattccgcccatggcaaaggtcatgaggaaggaggcttggcatacgcaaaggcgtgatcaagcctcaggaaaccccctgttcccgagcatctaaccccaaaaccagagtctgttttatgctctcacctacacctctgactttacggggggctctcccccataaccgtttctctcggagatgcagctccaaggcaataaaaattcctgggcgtgacaagagtgtttcagcttacggggactgctctgaaggttatctagcccacctgtataggttagtccagccacatgtgattgtttgcagcctcccaatctgagaggcacgagatgttttagacttactaaaggcaaattctcttgtggagttagaaattattagtatagtgggttggttaggaattatattggtgaagggtttttcatttgttgtgtcaataattgctgctaattccctgctctgggtgggacaaggatgtctcaggtcaaacctctctgctgacagactagcttgtgtgacaggattatccatactcctgccactacccacatgattgtttactacctctcaaccataaacagcacagagagttttggagtatttggagagtcttaattagcatagggctttttcttcttgttgagtcaatgattgccgccaggcctccatatccttaggcacctgggaatatattaattaatgtatttggaatatagaaaaggaaatacagtagtttttgatgttagcaatactagactttttgagttaatggattttctcttttgtaatagatcactgtactttgttataaatcactgtgtccttgctatgtaaaaatgtaactttatcatatcttaagactaaacagatcttaaggggagcattggtgaaaggattttcatttgttgggctgatgtttgctgctaaatctccatgtcccctacccttataatgaatataactaacatatatgaaaaataagtattaacctttaagactaatcatgttaaccttgggttaaataaattcctttcttgattgtaactcactacaccctcaccctataggaatgtaactttatttggagggcggtgcttggtttaagaaaaaacacccttggaaaaaataagttttttggttatcaggaagaaaggatcataaaatgtcagcaggtctcactcatggccagaagatgatgtacctttttttatacatttatgtgaagcacctgattttgataaaggtcaggactgctgacccccacgtgactctgtattcatccctatgtgtaacaaaaggtatataagcaaacccaaaaataaagaaatcggatcagtttccggaaagactgattccctcatgtcgttcttttctgctccccatttttctggctgaattcccatctggagcatggatgctattccatgtaatctaagttattcagcctctttttctccactgatcttcctactacactatccatttctaatccctctttatctgtgattaaatatgtatttttccaaagacgctgactccgtccccaccttcgaatcaccctggatccaccggggctggaccccggcagtctatcaagctatagtccatggggtcccaaagaattggacatgactgagcacacatacaaacacacactcacaaacattACATAGAAAGTAAGTGTGGTATAATGTCAATTATACatcagtaaggaaaaaaaagtggGTAACAAAAGCCATCTCTCTGACTGCGATTGTTGGATTACAATTCCAATTATTCATCCTCATTGCCTCTACCAGATTCATGTCCTGACCTGATCTGCATTCATCTTATTTCTAGCGcaaccattattttttaaaattcattttattattcttattgtaatttatttatttaatttttgggtGAGGTgagtggcatacaggatcttagttcccggaccaaggACGGatcccaggacccctgcattggaagtgagtgagtgacagttgctcagtcgtgtctgactctttgcaaccccacagactgtagcctgccaggctcttttgtccatggaattctccaggcaaaaatactggagtgggttgccattttcttttctaggggatcttccccaccctgggatcaaacacaggtctcctgaattgcaggcggattctttaccatctgagccaccccagAAGCTTACTATTATAAGAGACACTTCTAAGTATAAAGATAGGTCAACTTAAAAAGTATCAGCAGATAAATGCTTGACTTTATCTTCTACCTATAGACAATACATTAGAATACGTAATGAATTCAcacaccttttccaaaggaatacCTGAAACAGAAGTAGCAATAAAGCTGTAAATGACAATCATCaatcagatgaaataatttagatgaaGCTTTTCTCTAAGAGATTTGCTACTCCATCTGTTCCGAGTCCTAAACACCAGACCCTCAAGGAAGTCTCCCACCCATTATTTTTTTACCTGAATATAAATAAGAATTCTGCATGCATATACACgccctttaattttttatttaacatttatttatatcgTGCTTTGTTGTTACGgtgggtttagttgctaagtagtgtctgactcttttgtgaccccatggactgtagcccacaaggctcctccgtccagtgCCAAACACCATCCTATTCCCTTTATaacaatataatatatacacaaactataaaacatatatatatatataattcacttACTTAACTGAGAAAAGACATGATCATCCTCCCCCAAATCAAAAGATTTAAGCTGATTTTCAATCTATAGCAATGAACAGGTTTGGTTTAAAAACAGAGTAGAAGAATTTGAGATCTAAATGGATCTGTCCCTTGCCACACCACAGTATTTGTGGAAGAAGGCACCCGTAGAGGTGATTTACAAAGGCTTTGGGCCCCTCCTCATAGTCCTCACAACAATCTTTATGCTTTTAGGTGaaataaaaactttgaaaacttgaaaataagTTGTGCAAATAACCAGCTCTTATATACTGCATTAGTAACTTAAAAAGGTCATGCGTTATCACTTTCATTCAGTTAGGTAACTTTTGGCTACAAGTGAATTTTCCAATTTATAGACTATTACAAAATTAGGGCACAAGTTACCAGGGATCTGTTATAGAATCTGGCAATACATGAATCAATAAGGCTATTTTAAATTAACTTCTGGACAATCTTTTTACCTAACTACTTTTACAGGGAACCAAACCTTGAGGTGTGGTGTTTTATATCTGGGCAAAGATCACTTCTATCACGCAGCGGGTATACATTATTATATTAACAATTATACTACCACTAAGAGTTGCTATAAAGTGAAGCTCCATATTAATTGACTTCTAGAAAGTCCCTTAATTTTAACCGGACCTTCTCTGAAGTAACATTTCAGAAAGCTGGGTACCAGCACTAGGGAAGCAAGGCTGAGAAACGTGAAAAGAGCTGTTTTTAATCCTCGCTCCAGGACTACCGCCACCGAGCGCCAGATGCTAGAggcataattgaaaaaaaaaggggggggaaaaaaaaaaacctggtaaAACTGAAGACCTCGGATTgggtttcttccttttaaaaaaaatgtgcaaaACTAAAATGTGATTAGTCATGCCTCGCTTGAGAGCTGCAGGAAATCCACGTTTTTGCTCTACGGTGATTTAAACCTTGAGACgggggaagtttttttttttttttttgcttttgtttttacctTTCCTTTTTCCCCAAGTCTTGTGACCTAACAGGAGTTTCAGGGGAGAACAAGAAAAGCTAGCAGCGTAGCGGGCTCATTAGGATTTAGGGTTTAGCTAGCTAGGGGAAACGAGGTCTACACCTGGGGAGATACCTGCATGGCCCCCATGGCACTTATGCCCCGCGATCGTAGCCTGATCTCACCCCCTTGCCCCATGCGGCCCGGGGAGCCTTGCAGGCCCGCGGAGCTTTTGCCCTTCTGTATTTCAAGGTTACAGGACTGGCGGGAACGCACGGCAGCAGTATCAGTCCAAGCAGCTGCAACCAGTGCGCAGGCCGACAGCCGCACCCACTCCCATGCCCCACTTCACCTCGTACGTTGGAAGTCATACTCATGGCGCCGACGCTTGCAAGGGTGTGCACAGGACACTGAGCACAAACCGGCTCTCGCGGACAGCAGGAGTCAAGGTGCGACAGGCGTACGTCCTAAGGGCACTGACTCCAGGCAGCTACCGCGCAGGCGCCGCGACTGGCCGTCAGCACGTGTGTATTAAGCACCCGGGCTGATACTGAGCATGCGCGGAGCTGAGTCCCGGACCTTTAGGAAGTGTTGAGTACGGATTTTGACAGCCgcaagaggagggaggagggagagaccgAGAGAGGTAGCAACTGAGTTTGCGCAATCCTGAGGGGCTTGGTTCTGGAGCCCAGCGGACCCACCTTTGGAATAGAGTCCGGGCCAGGTTTTATGTCTCTCCCAGGTTTGCGGATTTATGAGGGCAGATTGTATGTGCTGATATAACACTTGCCATATTCGGATATCTAAGATTTCACTCCCAAGTTTCTTGCTTAGTCTGGTACCTGTAAGGCCAGGTCCAGTTTTCATTTGAAATGCCAAACACAGGAACCAACTGTGGTGTCCCATCCCAGAATCTCGCCCTCGCTCCCGGTGTGCACtgctccccccccgccccgccccattTTTCCCCCGATTTCGACACAATTCTCCATCTATGGAGCATCTTGGAACTTGCGTTAAGGGtgcagtgggagagagagagagagaaaaaaaaaaagcctgctcatttcttttaaaaaacgtactcacttaaaaaaaattaagattatttCCTATCTTCTACAGTCTGAAATTAGTGTCGGTTTCAAAATTTTTTGAATAAGTTGTTTATGACTTGTTATAAGTTGTTTAAAGGCACCAATTTGGTGAGGAGGATAGGATTACTTAAAGGGTGTTTCGAAGGCTGCCTGGTTTTACTCCTATTGTATCTTTCCGGAGCGGGGAGTTGGAGGAAGGTGATTGCGGTAAAAGGTGGTCTCCCAAGCTACCCAGGGCAACGCTTCTGCCTCCCAACTCTTAACGAGTGACTGACTGCCTCTTACAACTGCAAGAACCAGACGTCTTTAAGCCGGGGACGCGCTGAAGCGCgtactgaatgaatgaagtaaCAGCCAGGGCTGCACCAAAAAGGCCCATCGGGTGGGGATGAGAAAAGCTCCGCTCGTGCTCGCCCCTTCCAGGTCCTTCCGCTCGCCCGGGCAGCGCCAAGCGCGCGCCCCGCCTCTGGGGGTCCCGTCGGGCGGCCTCTGGGCATGCTCAGTAGCGGCGAGTCGCGCAGTAGGAAGCTAGCGACGGAGGCGGCCGTGCAAGCGGCGCTGACGCGCGCGCGGCAGCTAAGGGGACTGGAGGAcggcgggagggggcgggggcgcgggagGTGGGGCTGTCGTCGCCGTCAAGGCCCCGGGGAGCGcgaggcgccgccgccgccgccgctgctctTGTGCTTGGATCTGTCTCCAGGGCTGCGCCGGGATCGGCAGCCGCGGCGGCAGAGAAGCGGAAACCTAGAGCCGCCCCGAGCGGAAAATTGGGCAGGGGAGCGCCTGCGCCTCCGCGGCGTCATGGGCCCCCTCCCCGGGCCACAGCGGGCACCAGCCGCAGGAACCCCCGGGCCTCCTCGCGGCCGAGCCTGAGCGACCCTCGGGTCCTACGGAGCCCTCTCCCTCCGCCCTATTTTTTCCCCTGCTATCGCGGCTGCTGCCGCCTCAGCTCTCCGTTATGGCAACGGAGCCGCCATCCCCTCTCCGGCTTGAGGCGCCTGGCCCCCCAGAAATGCGGACCCCACCGACGAGCGAGACCGCCCCCGAGGGCACTCCGAAGCCGGCGGGCGGCAGGCTCCGCTTCCTCAACGGCTGCGTGCCCctctcgcatcaggtggccgggCACATGTACGGGAAAGACAAAGTGGGTAAGTGGGGGTGGCGCGGGGCTCGCCGCTCCCCTTCCGCCTTCTCGAGACCCCGGCCGGCGGAGGCACCGGGGGCTCACTGACCGGGCTGGACGCCTGTGCTGGTGTGCACGCCGCACCCTGGATCTCTTTCACTCCCCCCCAGAGCCTCGCGACCGGTGCAGCAGGGGCTTGAAAAGTGGGGCGATTTCTGGGATGTGGGGTGTCAGGCCTGCAGTGGGAGATGGCGAGAGAGGAGTGTCTGGTCTCCCCAGGGAGGGTGGATATTGATTGGAGACGGCGTTTATTGTTAGTGAAAATAAGGAACTTCGTTTTTACTGGATGGGGAAGTAAATTCTCCCCTGAGCACAAGGTCTGTTTATTATAGGCGGGTAGCTAGTATtgcaaaagaaaaggaatgaaacgCAGATGATGCTAATCTAAGTGCTTCTCTTTTCCGTGCAGCTGCATAGctggaggagaagaaaaaacagttttgttttttaatgtttgtttgtttgggttctgttttgttttgggaaAGCTTGTCCTCGTTTATCTCTCTCCCCCGCCCTTTGGAGAGGTTTTTCTGGTGGCTCTTGGATTTCTATGGGAGGCGTGGTTTCAGTAATGCTGAAACTCGGATTCATGGTCGAAAATACACCCTGCTGTTGTACCAGGATGGTACACTGTTAAGACAGTCATTCTTGATCATCTTTTTAAGACTGTATCTTTAGCCTGTGTAATACATTTTTTGAGTCACAGCGTTTAAAGCACAATCCAGGGCCTTTTTATTCTCTTGGTAATGTAAAAGTTCAGTTTAGGAACTGGAATTCACCTGGCTTACTCACGCTGGTTCCTAGGCCATGATTACTTGGGGAAATCAGATGAGTATGTGAGTAATGCGGATCTTTGACCTGGAAACTGAGGACGATTTGGTTTGTGCTGGTAAGATGATTCTGGCTTAGGCTAGTAAGATAATACTGACATTTTAAGCTGAGATAATAGGCCAAGACTGGTGGTTAAGTGACAAACCTAAGGTCATACAGGTACTGTGTGGAGAATATGGAAACCAAGGACCCTGCCTCCTAGCACTTTTTTCCCACCATGTTCTcaggtggcctagtggtaaagaatcagcctgcc
The Budorcas taxicolor isolate Tak-1 chromosome 23, Takin1.1, whole genome shotgun sequence genome window above contains:
- the CISD1 gene encoding CDGSH iron-sulfur domain-containing protein 1 isoform X1 produces the protein MQHPLLSTILWNWVEWIAAVTIAAGTAAIGYLAYKRFYVKDHRNKSMVNPHIQKDNPKVVHAFDMEDLGDKAVYCRCWRSKKFPLCDGSHTKHNEETGDNVGPLIIKKKDT
- the CISD1 gene encoding CDGSH iron-sulfur domain-containing protein 1 isoform X2 — translated: MSMTSNVRVEWIAAVTIAAGTAAIGYLAYKRFYVKDHRNKSMVNPHIQKDNPKVVHAFDMEDLGDKAVYCRCWRSKKFPLCDGSHTKHNEETGDNVGPLIIKKKDT